TGATCGACTGTCAGACGAGCTGTGCGACAAGCTAGGGTAGTCATTGGAATAACatggagttttgaagtggatttGGAGGGTAACAAAAACttatctatggtcagtaccacagaactcggcactctatacatcctgcaattctggaggatcctctaacGAGTGGTAACGAGGATgtgatcgatctccttggctgcattacctgcattgcTGTACCATAACCAATGATGTTAGTTGGAGCGCTGATACCAAGAACCAAAAATTTCTGGGACCTTACAAAGTACCActaaaggaggctattctcgctgctggcactagctcccaaaccatggggaccgacagacatctcatacaGTGTTGTGTATGGCTCACAGCTTTAGCGTCGCATACCCATTTTCTGTAGAAAACACTGAAAACTATGAACATTTTGGGGTAAACTTACGTAAAAATATGCTATTAGTACAATTGCAAATAAACATAGGTAAATTTGTAAATGGCAGTCAACACCGATTTCCAGGAGATGATTTCATACTTCGCTTCTATATAGTTATTTAGATGAATTAAACATTAAATCAAACAGTAATGGCATTTTATTTCCGACATTAACCATAAAAGATTCCAGGCTAGTCAGCGATGACAACTGCAAGCAAGAAGgaatgcaagcacttaacactatctagttTACCATACTATCGTTTCACATCACCTAGCACATGAAACacccacccatatacatacatatatacatatatatatatatatatatatatatatatatatatatatatatatatatatatatatatatatatatcatcctcatcctcgctaggagctaacgccgacaggggcgcatagccgcgtccaccttttgggatccctcatggcaagaaggaatgcaagcacttaacactatctagttTACCATACTATCGTTTCACATCACCTAGCACATGAAACacccacccatatacatacatatatatatatatatatatatatatatatatatatatatatatatatatcatcatcatcatcgctaggagctaacgccgacaggggcgcatagccgcgtccaccttttgggatccctcatggcaagctgccaggcagggactcggcccatctcgagctcctcccgaTAGATGACAgttttgatcgatctgcccaagccacgacctcctaggtcgtcccacaggcctcctccacccagagttgtctcttacagagacaacctgatgagcaggatcagcctgtggaaagcgagccaggtggccatatagtctgagttggcgatcccggattttGCAGgcaacaggtcctgtgccagtctcacggtgcaaccgttggttagacatatggtcccaccaacaataccccatgatccagcgcaaggacctattataaaaggcatcaagacgagactccagggcactggataatgtccaggtttgactaccgtagagcaaaactggcattatcaaggcactggataatgtccaggtttcactaccatagaccaaaactggcattatcaaggccctgaaaacccatagcttggtccttctgcacaagtaccggcatcaccaaatactcttgttgagagagtttatgacccctactgctaggccaatccgtctgctggcttcctggtctgacagcccagagttatgaactgcactaccaaggtatgtaaagctctctgtgacttcaatgtcctcgccgcaagcacgtaccgaccgaacaggttctcctagcaagtccccaaagtcctggatcttggtcttggtccaggagacctctagaccgaaaggcttcgcttcattactaaatgcatcgagagccaccactagggtttccaaagactcaaatagaatagcaacatcatcggcaaagtcaaggtctgtaaccttgatattgcccagtgttgctccacaatgactttgaacagtagctctgcctagtatccagtgcATGCAAGCATTGaaaagaacacagccttgcctcactcctgaactgacaggaaagaagctcgccaggcccccatcacactttacagcactttcagtgcctgtatacaggtttgctaatagttcaataatccttgttggaattcctctcagtctcaggatctcccagagtgattcccaatgcactgtatcgaatgccttcttgaggtcgatgtaggctgcaagcagcccacgtccgaactcacgacggcgctctacaatgactcgaagcgcaagtatatggtctattgtggacttaccaggagtgaatccagattgctccagcctctgatggTCTCTAATACGACTCACaaagatgtgggcaagaaccttgcctggtacactgagcagtgtgatgcgcggtgattgctgcagtcccatcggtcccccttcctcttccagagagggatgaccctcagcaggtcagggggaacggtaccggaccgccagatggcagccaggacagcatgcaatccccgcgccatatgttcaccaccagcctttaacagttcagctgggatgccgcaaatactctctgctttaccactcttcagcttggagatcgcctccctaacttcagttatatatatatatatatatatatatatatatatatatatatatatatatatatatatgtgtgtgtgtgtgtgtgtgtgtgtgtgtgtgtgtgtgtgtgtgtgtgtgtgtgtgtagaatggcTAGTTTCACCATTGCAATTTCTTCTGCATCTATcataaggtctatactaattccgttttTTCCTGGTGTTTTCCTTCTTCATGCTTTTAAACAcgctttttacttattttgtgatattaggtacgtctctaccGTATTTGCCTCTATCagtggctgttcatttgagttgaATAAATCCCCGTAAAAGTCTTCTACTACTCTTATAATTTCAGtcttgttatatgtcacttcTCCGTCTGATTTCTTGATTGCATACATTTGAAGTCACCCTATTCCTAGTCTCCTTTTAGGAGActagcttcatttattatttgagtattgaatttccgtacatctttcctcttctttttatttttggtcCTTGTTGGTTAAACtaattctgtcttgtccttgttTGAGGATACTTTCATTGGACTGTTTGTTGATTTGAGAGCAGCGTCGTCGAGAAGTGAATATTTGTTTTGGATgttaaggctaaattctgttgctctgatcttcaagttaCCTAAGTTTGGCTGCAGTTTACGTatgagtttgttcctttcccttccgaggtgtactttaatttcgcctctgaccattctatggtcgctgccaacatttactttattaatgaccacatttattattatatcccGCCTAAAATTatggtcaatttcgtttttgacatcagatggcgacttccatgtccacttctgTTCTAGTCTATTTTTGAAGAATgcattcatgatattgagtgatggagcctccgcaaaatcgactagcatttgtcccttCTCATTTCTAGTGCCTATTCCGTAATTCCCTACAACGGTTTctcctgtctttttacctattttggcattaaaatctccatTAATTATTGTAAAATGGGCTTTTACATCACTGTAACTGATGTTCCtcaagtaaagctagtaagtcggattcagttctcatagtccttatattgtatgtgcaaaggttcatctttatccatatatttttagaaccctctgctccggagcgatcctaaTCACCACCGTAACCAGAGGATCCTTCGCCTCCAGGGAATGAGGGCCGTTGCTCTGTTGTATTCATGAAGGAAGGTTTACtgcgatttacctcccacctcctGGCTtaggtgtgtatctatacatatacatacatacatacatatatatatatatatatatatatatacacatatatatatatatatatatatatatatatatatatatacacacacacacacacatatatatatatatatatatatatatatatatatatatatatatatatatatatatatatacttacaaatatatatacaaatatatatacatatatatacattatatacatatatcaacatatatagacatttatatgtatatcaatacaaacatatatatatatatatatatatatatatatatatatatatatatatatatatatatatatatatatatatatacacacacacacacacacacacacacacacacacacacacacacacacacatatatatatatatatatatatatatatatatatatatataatttgtgtgtgtgtctctatatttatatgtatgcatacatccatatatataaatatatatatatatatatatatatatatatatatatatcatacatataatatatatatatatatatatatatatatatatatatatatatatatatatatatcacacatataatatatatataacatatatatatatatatatatatatatatattatatgtatgatatatatatatatatatatatatatatatatatatcatacatataatatatatatatatatatatatatatatatatatatatatatatatatatatatatatatatatatatatatatatatatatatatatatatatatatatatatatgtatatgtatatatatatataaatatatatatatgtatatatacatatatatatatatatatatatatatatatatatatatatatatatatatatatatatgtatatatatatatatatatatatatatatatattatgtatgtatgtatacatatatatatatatatatatatatatatatatatatatgtattatatgtataatatatatatatatatatatatatatatatatatatatatatatacatatatatatatgtatatatatatataggtatatatatatgtatgatctatatttatatatatatatatataaatatatatatatatatatatatatatatatatatatatatatatatatatatatacatgcatatatttatatatatatatatataaacatacatatatatatatatatatacatatatatatatatatatatatatatatatatatatatatacatatatatatata
The DNA window shown above is from Penaeus vannamei isolate JL-2024 chromosome 29, ASM4276789v1, whole genome shotgun sequence and carries:
- the LOC138867274 gene encoding uncharacterized protein, producing the protein MLVDFAEAPSLNIMNAFFKNRLEQKWTWKSPSDVKNEIDHNFRRDIIINVVINKVNVGSDHRMVRGEIKVHLGRERNKLIRKLQPNLGNLKIRATEFSLNIQNKYSLLDDAALKSTNSPMKVSSNKDKTELV